From the genome of Triticum aestivum cultivar Chinese Spring chromosome 3B, IWGSC CS RefSeq v2.1, whole genome shotgun sequence, one region includes:
- the LOC123071685 gene encoding probable peptide/nitrate transporter At3g43790, producing the protein MKLCKKGCPGCRLDEINKTKTGIPYLNFCYIWIVCLCSTLPIHSLFPYLYFMIRDLKVAKQEQDIGFYAGFVGATYFLARTISAVPWGMFADKYGRKPCIVISILSVIIFNTLFGLSTTYWMAIVTRGLLGLLCGILGPIKAYASEVCRIEHQTLGISLVTSSRAIAFVIGPAIGGFLSEPAKKYPNIFSEKSIFGRFPYFLPCFLISVLAAGACVACIWLPETLHMHHDDNVEAIDTMEAQVVDPNLVNVKGIQSRSGRFTSTMSLLKNWQLMSAITLYCVFSLYDTAYIEIFSLWAVSSRKYRGLNFTSEDVGTVLAISGIGIFVYQLVIYPFLAKYAGLIKPFRSAAVLSILLVATYPFIANLYGVELKVLINIASLLKNMFAATITTACNILQNTVVRQEQRGVANGISVTLMSIFKAVGPAAAGVLFSWAQKNTTGLFLPGDQILFIFLNMVAIIGLLMTFKPFFSLPSATK; encoded by the exons ATGAAGCTTTGCAAGAAGGGGTGTCCCGGGTGCAGGCTGGATGAgatcaacaagaccaagaccggcatcCCCTACCTCAACTTCTGCTACATCTGGATCGTCTGCCTCTGCTCTA CACTACCAATTCATTCATTGTTCCCCTATCTATACTTTATG ATTAGAGACTTGAAAGTCGCAAAGCAAGAACAAGATATCGGGTTCTATGCTGGTTTTGTCG GGGCTACTTACTTCCTTGCAAGAACTATTAGTGCTGTGCCATGGGGCATGTTTGCTGACAAATATGGGAGGAAGCCTTGCATTGTGATCAGTATCCTCTCAGT GATCATATTTAACACCCTGTTCGGCCTTAGCACGACTTACTGGATGGCAATTGTAACTAGGGGGCTACTTGGGTTACTTTGTGGTATACTAGGACCAATCAAG GCCTATGCTTCGGAAGTCTGCAGGATAGAGCACCAAACTCTTGGAATTTCTCTG GTTACATCTTCGCGAGCAATAGCTTTTGTTATTGGACCAGCCATCGGAGGATTTCTTTCCGAG CCTGCAAAGAAGTATCCCAATATTTTTTCGGAGAAATCCATATTTGGAAG GTTTCCATACTTCCTCCCTTGCTTCCTTATATCAGTTCTAGCAGCAGGAGCATGTGTTGCGTGCATTTGGCTTCCG gAAACTTTGCACATGCACCATGATGACAATGTAGAAGCCATTGATACAATGGAGGCACAAGTTGTTGATCCAAACTTAGTAAATGTGAAAGGTATACAATCTAGATCAGGGAGATTCACATCTACAATGAGCCTGTTAAAGAACTGGCAATTGATGTCAGCAATTACCCTCTACTGTGTGTTTTCTCTCTATGATACCGCTTATATCGAG ATATTTTCACTGTGGGCTGTGAGCAGCAGAAAATACCGGGGACTAAATTTTACATCTGAGGATGTTGGTACTGTGCTAGCTATCTCGG GTATTGGTATTTTTGTATATCAACTCGTGATTTATCCATTCCTTGCCAAGTATGCTGGGTTAATCAAGCCATTCCGTTCTGCAGCG GTATTATCTATACTACTTGTTGCAACATATCCATTCATAGCCAACCTATATGGTGTGGAGCTCAAAGTACTCATCAATATAGCTTCGCTTCTAAAAAATATGTTTGCA GCAACGATTACGACTGCGTGCAATATTCTGCAGAACACTGTGGTG AGGCAAGAACAAAGGGGTGTTGCAAATGGTATCAGTGTTACTTTGATGTCAATCTTCAAAGCAGTAGGTCCAGCAGCAGCAGGAGTTCT gTTTTCATGGGCTCAGAAGAACACAACGGGGTTGTTCTTACCAG GTGACCAGATCCTTTTCATCTTCTTGAATATGGTGGCAATAATCGGACTCTTGATGACGTTCAAGCCATTTTTTTCACTGCCGAGTGCGACAAAATAA